ACAAGGGAAGAGATAAAGCAACACAAGATACTTAAAAATGAAAAATCTACTTAAGGGAGGATTTTCAGATGCTCTGGACAATTTTTGTTATCGCCTTGGTACTCTGGTTGCTCGGTCTTATTACAAAACGTAGTTTCGGTGGTCTGATCCATATCTTGCTTGTCATTGCGCTCGTCTTAGTTATTGTTCAGCTGGTACGATGAATATATAAAATTTTTCACCTCTATTTATAATTATATAGTCAATGACTTAAAAAAGATAAAGAAAAACCCCCTTGTTCCAAGAAGGAAC
This sequence is a window from Mechercharimyces sp. CAU 1602. Protein-coding genes within it:
- a CDS encoding lmo0937 family membrane protein — protein: MLWTIFVIALVLWLLGLITKRSFGGLIHILLVIALVLVIVQLVR